The following proteins are encoded in a genomic region of Leptospira langatensis:
- a CDS encoding LytR/AlgR family response regulator transcription factor, producing MTVAKKEWKALIVEDEAPTRDLLINYCLSRPELKLTKVAKDGEEALEYLQTEEFDLVFLDINLPLLSGLDIVERLENPPYIVFITAVQDKAINAFELGAIDYLLKPFSKERFFKAVDRALEFLQRKEEKPAGNVFNEHGLFVLEKENHFLIPYNDINYISSRDNFSVVHTEKRQYVTYKSLKSLETKLPPNRFLRIYKQYIINIEKMSHMQSDNSGNYLVYLKDEDETQLPVGRKYVAKIKDLL from the coding sequence ATGACAGTCGCAAAGAAAGAATGGAAGGCATTGATCGTAGAGGATGAGGCTCCTACTCGGGATCTACTGATCAATTACTGTCTCTCCCGTCCCGAATTGAAACTTACCAAGGTTGCAAAGGACGGTGAGGAGGCCTTGGAATACCTACAGACCGAGGAATTCGATCTTGTTTTTCTGGACATCAATCTTCCCTTGCTTTCCGGCCTGGACATTGTGGAGAGATTGGAAAATCCTCCCTATATCGTTTTTATTACTGCGGTTCAGGACAAGGCGATCAATGCATTCGAATTGGGAGCGATAGATTATCTTCTCAAACCCTTTTCCAAGGAAAGATTCTTTAAGGCAGTGGATCGTGCTCTCGAATTCCTGCAACGCAAGGAAGAGAAGCCTGCCGGAAATGTTTTTAACGAGCACGGCCTGTTCGTCTTAGAAAAAGAGAATCATTTCCTGATCCCTTACAACGATATCAACTATATCTCTTCCAGGGATAATTTCAGCGTGGTGCATACGGAGAAGAGACAGTATGTTACTTATAAGTCCCTGAAAAGCTTGGAGACCAAACTTCCTCCCAATCGTTTTTTAAGGATTTATAAACAATATATTATTAATATAGAGAAAATGTCCCACATGCAAAGTGATAATTCCGGGAATTATCTGGTCTATCTCAAGGACGAGGACGAGACCCAATTGCCAGTGGGCAGAAAATACGTGGCAAAGATCAAAGACCTTCTCTGA
- a CDS encoding MBL fold metallo-hydrolase RNA specificity domain-containing protein, with product MSETNRMILQFLGGAGTVTGSKYLLQAFGKSILIDCGLFQGEKKLRLLNWSSTPFDSSRIDAILLTHGHLDHCGYLPRVVKKGFHGPIIGTKPTLDIANIILQDSAKLQEEDASMANSGGYSKHKPALPLYDSEDAEKAIRLFESKGLNQWFDLCDGISYRFRYNGHILGASFIELKVGSKRIVFSGDIGRKEDPLLFPPERPEEADIVLMESTYGNRIHRGNPEKRLAQLVRETAEAGGSVVIPCFAVERIQSLMYLLWKMRKSGEIPNIPVYMDSPMGLKVLELFNVYGSEWHKIKESEFSHIAEDITCVTDSSETRKLATKKGPRIVIAGSGMATGGRVLTYMENMLGDPNSLVLFVGYQAIATRGRRLLDGETEIKIRSKYYEVRCDVQNIDGLSAHADQTELVDWLSNVKKSPEHLFIVHGEGDASRTLADKIEKRYGWKAEIPERNEIMEFEV from the coding sequence ATGAGCGAAACAAACCGAATGATCCTACAGTTTTTGGGAGGTGCCGGAACGGTTACCGGGTCCAAATACCTCCTCCAGGCATTCGGAAAAAGCATCCTGATCGACTGCGGACTCTTCCAAGGGGAGAAGAAGCTGAGGCTTTTGAACTGGAGCTCTACTCCTTTCGATTCTTCCCGTATAGACGCAATCTTATTGACCCACGGTCATTTGGATCATTGCGGCTACCTTCCCCGGGTAGTAAAGAAAGGATTTCATGGTCCTATCATTGGGACAAAACCAACATTAGACATAGCTAATATTATTTTACAGGATAGTGCCAAACTCCAAGAGGAAGACGCCTCTATGGCAAATTCAGGAGGCTACTCCAAGCATAAGCCGGCCCTTCCTCTTTACGACTCAGAAGATGCGGAGAAGGCGATACGATTGTTCGAAAGTAAAGGATTGAACCAATGGTTCGATCTATGCGACGGGATCTCCTATAGATTCAGATACAACGGTCATATTCTCGGGGCCAGCTTCATCGAATTGAAGGTCGGGAGTAAAAGGATCGTATTCTCCGGGGATATAGGAAGAAAAGAAGACCCTCTTCTTTTTCCTCCGGAAAGACCCGAAGAAGCGGATATCGTTCTTATGGAATCCACATACGGTAACCGGATCCATCGGGGAAATCCGGAAAAGAGACTCGCACAGCTCGTGAGAGAAACTGCAGAAGCGGGTGGCTCCGTTGTGATCCCTTGTTTTGCCGTGGAAAGGATCCAATCTCTCATGTATCTACTCTGGAAAATGAGAAAGAGCGGGGAGATCCCAAATATCCCAGTCTATATGGATTCTCCTATGGGGCTAAAAGTATTAGAATTATTTAATGTATATGGATCCGAATGGCATAAGATCAAAGAATCCGAATTCTCTCATATAGCTGAAGATATCACCTGCGTCACGGATTCGTCCGAAACTAGGAAACTCGCTACCAAGAAAGGACCTCGGATCGTGATCGCAGGCAGCGGGATGGCAACCGGGGGAAGGGTACTTACCTATATGGAGAATATGCTCGGAGATCCGAATTCCCTCGTATTGTTCGTCGGATACCAAGCAATCGCTACCAGAGGAAGAAGACTACTCGACGGAGAGACGGAGATCAAGATCCGCAGCAAATACTATGAGGTCCGATGCGACGTTCAGAATATAGACGGACTCTCCGCGCATGCCGATCAGACCGAATTGGTGGACTGGCTCTCTAATGTAAAAAAGTCTCCTGAGCATTTATTTATCGTTCATGGAGAGGGGGACGCATCCCGAACTCTTGCGGACAAAATTGAAAAACGATACGGCTGGAAAGCCGAAATCCCGGAAAGAAACGAGATCATGGAGTTCGAAGTATAA
- a CDS encoding Crp/Fnr family transcriptional regulator: protein MNAAQIEYNNSPVITNIQGSKETNEFGTIGFTRKRIPKSNVLFSQGEPAKGFFIVEKGSIRSYRTGSGGRQQTFKIYTPGTWVGIRDAAFGGTYLHHAVALVDTTVLFIEEKELKRLLVTDPEFQNSVFKQVTKECVEAENKIYSLGTRQVHAKLSEFLLQLADSMDGEEELPFTREVMASVIGVTTETLVRALTDFKSRGWIDIGKKRITIQNESALRKLLD, encoded by the coding sequence ATGAATGCAGCTCAGATAGAATACAATAACAGTCCCGTTATTACGAATATTCAGGGATCAAAAGAAACAAACGAATTCGGCACGATCGGCTTCACTCGCAAGAGAATTCCGAAGAGCAATGTCTTATTCTCCCAAGGGGAACCTGCTAAAGGATTCTTTATCGTAGAGAAAGGATCCATTCGTTCCTATAGGACCGGTTCTGGAGGAAGACAGCAGACCTTTAAGATCTATACTCCGGGTACTTGGGTCGGTATACGGGATGCTGCTTTCGGCGGAACGTACTTGCATCATGCGGTCGCCCTAGTAGATACCACCGTATTATTCATCGAAGAAAAAGAACTGAAACGATTACTCGTAACCGATCCTGAATTCCAAAACTCGGTCTTCAAGCAAGTCACGAAGGAATGTGTAGAAGCGGAGAATAAGATCTATTCTTTAGGAACGCGCCAGGTTCATGCAAAACTTTCCGAGTTCCTACTTCAGTTGGCCGACTCTATGGACGGAGAAGAGGAGCTTCCTTTTACAAGAGAAGTGATGGCATCCGTGATCGGAGTTACGACAGAAACCCTCGTAAGAGCCCTGACCGATTTTAAAAGCAGAGGCTGGATCGATATCGGAAAGAAAAGAATTACCATTCAAAACGAATCCGCATTGAGGAAATTACTGGATTGA
- a CDS encoding dienelactone hydrolase, with the protein MKRADLQITIRFQINRIQLSGDLFLPVDSKLLVVLVLDEKDEKFEQRFSLLNRKLNFAGIATLLLQDLLTAEEREIHANRSDDALLADRLVEITKYLRNRRDIKYHKFAYLGLSSAAERLFRAGFVLAQDVDSIVLIGNGLPHSKISLSAVPILNIIGGLDFYGIESNRSVLSKIQSPVKGIHYIPGSPSHFEDRGKWSQVTDAVLRWFKSPHSRKIEFPELEFL; encoded by the coding sequence ATGAAAAGGGCAGATCTACAGATAACGATCCGTTTTCAGATCAATCGGATCCAGTTGTCCGGAGATCTTTTTCTTCCCGTTGATTCTAAGTTATTGGTGGTCCTTGTTCTGGATGAAAAGGATGAGAAGTTCGAGCAAAGATTCAGTCTGTTGAATCGAAAACTGAATTTTGCAGGGATCGCCACATTGCTCTTGCAGGATCTGTTGACTGCCGAAGAAAGAGAGATCCATGCAAATCGATCGGACGATGCTCTGCTTGCGGATCGATTGGTGGAAATCACCAAGTACCTTCGAAACAGAAGGGATATTAAATATCATAAATTTGCCTATTTAGGTCTTTCTTCCGCGGCAGAAAGATTGTTTAGGGCGGGATTCGTGTTAGCTCAGGATGTGGACAGCATCGTTCTCATCGGTAACGGGCTTCCCCATTCTAAGATCTCCCTTTCTGCAGTTCCGATCCTGAATATCATAGGTGGCCTGGATTTTTACGGAATAGAATCCAATCGTTCCGTTCTTTCTAAGATCCAATCGCCTGTTAAAGGAATTCATTATATACCTGGATCCCCTAGTCATTTTGAGGATAGAGGAAAATGGTCCCAGGTAACGGACGCAGTACTTCGCTGGTTTAAATCCCCCCATTCCAGAAAGATAGAGTTCCCAGAACTGGAATTTCTTTAA
- a CDS encoding sulfite exporter TauE/SafE family protein — protein sequence MELFLSLALASFLNGLTGSIHCAAMCGPLAGSLSLKFANSGKSKNRLLQLSYNLGRFFSYTSIGLALGFLGEVTNLSLSKLLPIQEIAAWIGALALLFFGIAYLFGKNVNFSPYFGKVVSKFLSPMLKNSEGKPSSNRNIAFLGFGFGLFTGLLPCGILYPVFIISYASGSPLVGAMIMAGFFLGTFPALFLVGMGFRSFASKLHPNRMRIVGGVILLLSLFMIFQRFHHIHHSEEGPEVDHSSMHHH from the coding sequence ATGGAACTCTTTCTAAGCTTAGCACTCGCCTCTTTCCTGAATGGACTCACCGGTTCCATACATTGTGCGGCAATGTGCGGGCCTCTGGCAGGAAGCCTAAGTCTGAAGTTCGCAAACTCCGGAAAATCCAAAAATCGTCTATTACAACTCTCTTATAATCTAGGAAGGTTCTTTTCGTATACAAGCATCGGACTTGCACTCGGTTTCTTGGGAGAAGTAACGAACCTGTCTTTATCAAAGCTATTGCCGATTCAGGAAATTGCGGCTTGGATCGGAGCCCTCGCACTACTCTTCTTTGGGATCGCATATCTTTTCGGAAAGAACGTGAATTTCAGTCCTTATTTCGGAAAGGTAGTCAGCAAATTCCTTTCTCCTATGCTTAAGAATTCGGAAGGAAAACCTTCTTCCAATCGGAATATAGCCTTCTTAGGTTTCGGGTTCGGCCTTTTCACAGGACTTCTGCCTTGTGGGATCCTTTATCCAGTTTTTATAATATCTTATGCCAGCGGATCACCACTTGTTGGCGCCATGATCATGGCCGGTTTCTTTCTGGGGACTTTCCCTGCTTTATTCCTAGTAGGGATGGGCTTCAGATCCTTTGCCTCTAAGCTGCATCCGAATCGGATGAGGATCGTAGGAGGTGTGATCCTTCTTCTTTCCTTATTTATGATCTTTCAGAGATTTCACCACATTCATCATTCGGAAGAAGGTCCCGAAGTCGACCATTCTTCCATGCATCATCATTGA
- the ccoS gene encoding cbb3-type cytochrome oxidase assembly protein CcoS, whose protein sequence is MNILYLTIPIALIISFGAFYVFIINYRSGQYEDIEGPKYRMLFDEENPRK, encoded by the coding sequence ATGAACATCCTATATCTTACCATTCCGATCGCTCTCATCATTTCGTTCGGAGCGTTTTACGTTTTTATTATTAATTACAGATCCGGGCAATATGAGGACATCGAGGGCCCTAAATATAGAATGCTTTTCGACGAGGAAAATCCCCGTAAATAA
- a CDS encoding heavy metal translocating P-type ATPase: MSSVLTKTLCFHCNSPIEGTPIFRVLKGEEREYCCNGCAELSSMLLENGLDRFYEIRGGQTMDPIRNGSSEEGSSPDYDNESVYSEYLEKTKAGYSGLITVSGIHCSACVWLIETVLPKTDGVQDARLNFGTGRLKVEFDPSKVRLSSILKLIRKLGYSPSLYSPLKAESKVEKPFRDLGIRMAVAGFCWGNIMLFSASLYAGYFQGMDVNMKNLFHYVSWMLATPVFFYSGYPFWKGAFEAWKHKLLSMDVLLFIGVSLAYFYSIYVTVSERGEVYFDSVCTIYFFILLGKYLEAMIRYKAGTKIGELLSLLPEEYEVQREGTWSKFPARNIQKGDLVKLVHGSKAPVDGALKSQEAFFDEAVLTGESEPIRRTAGEEIKAGSLCLSSDVLFLSSGTSQESSLAQIGKLLEESLLRKPKIQRTTDRMASVFIKIVLVIAICTFFYWWKFDGLESALLNTISVLIVACPCALGLSVPAALVVSHLLQSKEGVLIKSPETAETLARVDRIFFDKTGTLTVGKLELARELILEKAERADEYRSIAVDLERHSSHPVARSFTKAFALTSEGPISWNSLEELPGQGMEGRIGDSIYRIGNRKFTSDSLYENDGLIYLSKDMRLLAAWEFKDKERAEAQKSISKLRSLVQNLEILSGDIPAKVKELASKLSISEYSANLSPTQKRDRILDAQSQGEIVAMVGDGINDSACIAQADIGISMGMGSDLSLDRSDIILTKNRLDSLPKSISIARKTRAIIRQNICLSLVYNSIMIPLAFSGLMLPVICAGFMTLSSFTVVLNSVSMRSRIQL, from the coding sequence TTGAGTTCTGTCCTTACAAAGACTCTTTGCTTTCACTGTAACTCTCCCATAGAAGGAACTCCTATCTTTCGGGTCCTAAAAGGAGAAGAAAGAGAGTATTGTTGCAATGGCTGCGCCGAGCTCTCTTCCATGCTTTTGGAAAACGGCTTAGATCGTTTCTATGAGATCCGGGGCGGACAGACCATGGACCCCATCCGGAACGGCTCCTCGGAAGAAGGCTCCTCTCCGGATTATGATAACGAGTCCGTTTACTCCGAGTATCTTGAAAAAACGAAAGCAGGATATAGCGGGCTTATCACCGTTTCCGGGATCCATTGCTCGGCTTGCGTTTGGTTGATAGAAACAGTACTTCCTAAAACGGACGGAGTACAGGACGCAAGACTGAACTTCGGAACGGGACGACTAAAGGTAGAATTCGATCCCTCCAAAGTCAGACTCAGCTCCATTCTGAAGTTAATTAGAAAATTAGGATATTCTCCTAGTCTATATTCTCCCCTAAAGGCCGAGTCTAAAGTAGAAAAACCGTTTCGGGACCTAGGTATTCGAATGGCAGTCGCAGGATTCTGTTGGGGAAATATCATGCTCTTCTCCGCAAGCCTCTATGCGGGTTATTTCCAGGGAATGGACGTAAATATGAAAAACCTATTTCATTACGTTTCCTGGATGCTTGCCACACCCGTATTCTTTTATTCAGGTTATCCTTTTTGGAAGGGAGCCTTCGAAGCTTGGAAGCATAAGCTTCTCTCCATGGATGTACTTTTATTCATAGGGGTGAGCCTCGCCTATTTCTATAGTATTTACGTTACCGTATCGGAAAGAGGAGAAGTTTACTTCGACTCCGTATGTACGATCTACTTTTTCATCCTGCTAGGAAAATATCTGGAAGCCATGATCCGCTACAAGGCAGGAACTAAGATCGGAGAGCTATTGTCCCTTCTTCCGGAAGAATACGAAGTGCAAAGAGAAGGAACCTGGAGCAAATTCCCCGCGAGAAATATCCAAAAAGGGGATCTAGTCAAACTAGTCCACGGAAGCAAGGCCCCTGTGGATGGGGCATTAAAGAGCCAAGAGGCATTTTTCGACGAAGCAGTGCTTACAGGGGAAAGCGAGCCGATCCGCAGAACCGCAGGAGAAGAGATCAAGGCAGGCTCTCTATGCTTGTCTAGCGATGTATTATTTCTCTCTTCAGGGACCTCCCAAGAAAGTTCCTTAGCTCAGATCGGAAAACTATTAGAGGAATCTTTATTAAGAAAGCCTAAAATCCAAAGGACCACAGACAGGATGGCATCCGTGTTTATCAAGATCGTGCTCGTGATCGCGATCTGTACATTCTTCTATTGGTGGAAATTTGACGGCCTGGAATCCGCCTTATTGAATACGATCAGCGTATTGATCGTAGCCTGTCCTTGTGCCTTAGGCCTAAGCGTTCCTGCGGCCCTCGTAGTAAGCCATCTTCTGCAATCAAAAGAAGGAGTCCTGATCAAGAGTCCGGAGACAGCCGAAACCTTGGCGAGAGTGGATCGCATCTTCTTCGATAAGACTGGCACCCTTACCGTCGGGAAATTGGAACTTGCAAGGGAACTCATTTTAGAAAAAGCAGAAAGAGCCGACGAATACAGAAGCATTGCAGTGGATCTGGAGAGACATTCTTCTCATCCGGTAGCAAGATCCTTTACGAAGGCATTCGCCCTAACTTCGGAAGGACCGATCTCTTGGAATTCATTGGAGGAATTGCCGGGGCAAGGAATGGAAGGAAGGATCGGGGATTCTATCTATAGGATCGGGAATAGAAAATTTACAAGCGATTCCCTATATGAGAATGACGGACTCATTTATCTTTCCAAGGACATGAGACTCTTGGCCGCCTGGGAATTTAAGGACAAGGAAAGAGCGGAAGCGCAGAAAAGCATTTCAAAACTACGATCTTTGGTCCAAAATCTGGAGATCCTATCCGGAGATATTCCTGCAAAAGTGAAAGAGCTCGCCTCTAAGTTAAGTATTTCAGAATATTCTGCTAATCTTTCTCCGACCCAAAAAAGGGACAGGATCCTCGATGCTCAATCTCAAGGTGAAATCGTGGCGATGGTAGGCGACGGGATCAACGACTCCGCTTGCATTGCTCAGGCAGATATCGGGATCTCCATGGGAATGGGTTCGGATCTGAGTTTAGATAGATCGGATATTATATTGACTAAGAATCGATTGGACAGCCTTCCTAAGTCCATTTCGATAGCCAGAAAAACGAGAGCGATCATTCGCCAGAATATCTGCCTTTCCTTAGTTTATAATTCCATTATGATCCCTCTTGCATTTTCTGGGCTCATGCTTCCGGTGATCTGTGCCGGCTTTATGACCTTAAGTTCCTTTACTGTGGTGCTCAATTCGGTTTCCATGAGGAGTAGAATTCAATTATGA
- a CDS encoding FixH family protein, giving the protein MDKSLKRAFLLIKLTFLGLFVATFFTVKIALAGHTQPVDSDYYEKGLRYDQTVASQKEMIASGYHFESPLLSELHPLKVGKQNILVSLKKGNEPITGADMEFRLERNATDSFNKTVVLKEIQPGNYSGELEIPFAESWRVEIKAKTKQGILEKTKQIKVTI; this is encoded by the coding sequence ATGGATAAGAGTCTTAAACGAGCCTTCCTTCTTATAAAACTGACTTTTTTAGGTCTATTCGTGGCAACATTCTTTACTGTCAAGATCGCCTTGGCAGGACACACTCAACCGGTTGATTCCGATTATTATGAGAAGGGATTGCGTTATGACCAAACAGTCGCTTCCCAAAAGGAAATGATCGCGAGCGGTTATCATTTCGAATCACCCCTTCTCTCGGAATTACATCCCTTAAAAGTAGGAAAACAGAATATACTCGTTTCCTTAAAGAAAGGAAATGAACCGATCACCGGAGCAGATATGGAATTCAGGCTGGAAAGAAACGCCACGGATTCCTTTAACAAAACCGTAGTCCTAAAAGAGATCCAACCGGGAAATTATTCGGGGGAATTAGAGATCCCATTCGCCGAATCCTGGAGAGTAGAGATCAAAGCCAAAACAAAACAAGGTATCTTAGAAAAGACCAAACAGATCAAGGTTACCATTTGA
- the ccoG gene encoding cytochrome c oxidase accessory protein CcoG has protein sequence MIISRPMSGKIRTARNYVQTVLILLFFITPWLRWNGMQLIRLDIPERKFFLFGNIFVPQEGYFLHLFLIGAGLCLFFFTSLIGRVWCGWACPQTIYSDVFDYIGGLIQGSKYGKKDSPFASRALTHTIWLLVSALASAAWIAYFADPHIMLSYFLNFGSVSEIPTWAYFLGFFTLAMYADIAFVREQFCKYACPYARFQTVMMDTNSINITYDFNRGEPRRKGTTKIGDCTACNMCLVVCPTGIDIREGTNVWCIACGKCSDACTKQMQKEGKKTLIGYWSENQIREKTKAFKWIRPRTVVYAGGLVLVLTVLNLLLWERVPLYLSILADRNIQPVDVGDGKVRNFYEAQMQNLTLQNRNLKFEIEKTDLEGIRRLWIGGTEEAVVELPANSDKRYRLFIELEPTALDASKKSHEITLKVSDIHDPSFKKTNVVPFLLPVAIAKKKNQSVARTLWIRVLNEPSFL, from the coding sequence ATGATTATTTCCCGCCCCATGTCCGGAAAGATCAGGACCGCACGAAATTATGTGCAAACAGTCTTGATCCTATTATTCTTCATCACTCCTTGGCTGCGTTGGAACGGAATGCAGCTGATCCGTTTGGATATTCCGGAGAGAAAATTCTTTCTCTTCGGCAATATCTTCGTTCCTCAAGAAGGCTATTTCTTACATCTCTTCTTGATCGGAGCGGGACTTTGCCTCTTCTTCTTCACTTCTCTTATCGGAAGAGTCTGGTGTGGATGGGCATGTCCTCAAACGATCTATTCGGATGTATTCGATTATATCGGAGGCTTGATCCAAGGCTCCAAATATGGTAAGAAAGATTCTCCCTTCGCATCGAGAGCACTTACTCATACGATCTGGCTCTTAGTGAGCGCACTCGCCTCGGCGGCTTGGATCGCTTACTTTGCAGATCCGCATATCATGCTCTCCTATTTTCTAAATTTCGGATCCGTATCCGAAATCCCTACTTGGGCCTATTTCTTAGGATTCTTTACTCTCGCGATGTATGCGGATATCGCATTTGTGAGAGAACAATTCTGTAAATATGCCTGCCCGTATGCCCGCTTCCAGACAGTGATGATGGATACGAATTCCATCAATATCACGTACGATTTCAATCGAGGTGAACCTAGAAGAAAGGGAACCACCAAGATCGGTGATTGCACTGCCTGCAATATGTGTCTTGTAGTATGTCCGACAGGGATCGATATTCGAGAAGGCACGAACGTATGGTGTATCGCCTGCGGAAAATGTTCGGACGCATGCACCAAACAAATGCAAAAAGAAGGGAAGAAGACCCTGATCGGTTACTGGTCGGAGAACCAGATCCGCGAAAAAACAAAGGCATTCAAATGGATCCGTCCTAGAACGGTCGTGTATGCTGGAGGACTTGTATTAGTACTTACCGTTTTAAACCTTCTTCTTTGGGAAAGAGTTCCCCTCTATCTTTCTATATTAGCGGATCGGAATATACAACCTGTGGATGTAGGAGACGGAAAGGTCCGCAACTTCTACGAGGCACAGATGCAAAACCTCACCCTACAAAATAGAAATCTGAAATTCGAGATAGAGAAAACAGATCTGGAAGGGATTAGAAGACTTTGGATCGGAGGGACGGAAGAGGCCGTGGTCGAACTTCCGGCAAATTCCGACAAAAGATACAGGCTTTTTATAGAACTAGAACCGACTGCACTGGATGCTTCCAAAAAAAGCCATGAGATTACATTAAAAGTTTCTGATATTCATGATCCGAGCTTTAAAAAGACCAATGTGGTCCCATTCCTTTTACCGGTCGCTATTGCGAAAAAGAAAAACCAATCCGTTGCGAGGACATTATGGATAAGAGTCTTAAACGAGCCTTCCTTCTTATAA
- a CDS encoding cbb3-type cytochrome c oxidase N-terminal domain-containing protein, whose amino-acid sequence MSDPNKEFDGIRQDDNPLPTWWKWVFFGSIVFAIFYAIYFHKYSNWGTTDYYSAQVQDYEKEFPNRNVKVESVDGVNPFRGKPEAIAAGQTTFQTYCVACHGPTGEGLVGPNLMDKEWLHGNTDKQIYETVMKGIPVEKAKMGRGPMPAHENSLGSEKIYQVMAWLASRNPDLKASN is encoded by the coding sequence ATGAGCGACCCAAACAAAGAATTCGACGGGATTAGACAAGACGATAATCCCCTTCCCACTTGGTGGAAATGGGTCTTCTTCGGAAGCATAGTTTTCGCGATCTTCTACGCGATCTATTTTCATAAATATTCGAACTGGGGAACGACAGACTATTATTCCGCTCAAGTCCAAGACTATGAGAAGGAATTCCCGAATCGGAACGTAAAAGTAGAATCCGTGGATGGAGTGAATCCTTTCCGAGGCAAGCCTGAGGCTATCGCAGCGGGACAAACCACATTCCAAACCTATTGTGTTGCCTGCCATGGCCCGACTGGAGAAGGCTTAGTTGGCCCGAACCTAATGGATAAGGAATGGCTGCACGGAAATACGGACAAACAGATTTACGAAACCGTAATGAAAGGGATCCCAGTGGAGAAAGCCAAAATGGGAAGAGGACCTATGCCGGCACATGAGAACTCTCTGGGTTCGGAGAAGATCTACCAAGTTATGGCTTGGCTCGCTTCTCGAAATCCCGATCTAAAGGCCTCGAACTAA
- a CDS encoding cbb3-type cytochrome c oxidase subunit 3 encodes MDLDTLQIYKALRLPLLGFSILYIIFYVYKSSRKERMEEPKYKMLEED; translated from the coding sequence TTGGACCTAGATACTTTACAAATCTATAAAGCTCTTAGACTTCCTCTTCTTGGATTCTCTATCTTATACATTATCTTTTACGTATATAAGAGTTCGAGAAAGGAAAGAATGGAAGAACCTAAATACAAAATGCTGGAGGAGGATTAA
- the ccoO gene encoding cytochrome-c oxidase, cbb3-type subunit II, with translation MNWFDKLLDWFSGFTEQWEKHGVKFTAYTTVAILIGGIFELVPPFFLTKTAEPIAGTKPYNALELAGRDIYQREGCNNCHTQMVRPFKWEVDRFDPQHSYGKDGYSKAGEFVYDHPFLWGSKRTGPDLAHESQIQPSAEWHKTHLINPRDTAKGSIMPSYPWLFEESSTLDATDIANHMKGLRKVGVPYTDEDIASVATLVSGKTEGDALVAYLLKLGKDTAELSKNLQ, from the coding sequence ATGAATTGGTTTGATAAATTATTAGATTGGTTCTCCGGTTTTACCGAGCAATGGGAAAAGCATGGGGTCAAATTCACTGCTTACACTACCGTTGCCATTTTGATCGGAGGAATATTCGAACTTGTTCCTCCCTTCTTCCTGACAAAAACCGCAGAACCTATCGCCGGAACAAAGCCGTATAACGCTCTGGAACTCGCAGGACGTGATATCTACCAAAGAGAAGGTTGCAATAACTGCCACACTCAGATGGTTCGGCCTTTCAAATGGGAAGTGGATCGTTTCGATCCACAGCATTCCTATGGAAAAGACGGATATTCCAAAGCGGGAGAATTCGTTTACGATCATCCCTTCCTCTGGGGTTCCAAGAGAACCGGCCCGGATCTAGCTCATGAGTCCCAGATCCAGCCTTCTGCGGAATGGCATAAGACTCACTTGATCAATCCTAGGGATACTGCAAAAGGCTCCATCATGCCTTCATATCCTTGGCTCTTCGAAGAATCTTCCACATTGGATGCGACCGATATCGCAAATCATATGAAAGGTTTAAGAAAGGTAGGAGTTCCCTATACCGATGAGGACATAGCCTCTGTGGCGACCCTTGTTTCCGGAAAAACGGAAGGAGACGCCCTCGTAGCATATCTTCTCAAGTTAGGAAAAGACACGGCTGAACTCTCCAAGAATCTTCAGTGA